The DNA segment cgaactaaaatggaaaaatgagactcctattctcGGATATGGGGAGTATGAGAAAGTGGACCGAAAGTTTGGGAAGTTCGATCATCACATCTATAGACTATAATGATGATTAGACTACGAGAGATTCAAATTAGAttacatatttttaaattatatatttgaaattaaattttaataaataattattcccATCAAGTATTTGAATGTTTATTTTGTagcattttaaatttgttagGACAATACTATACAATCTGTAATTTGGAATGCCTTTTCACATGGTACACTCCTCATCTAATTCAAAACTAAAATAACGTTACAGTTTCAAGTACAGAAAATGTAAAACAAGGTGTGAATTTATTACTAGATTACTAATGTCGAAATCACATTATTAGAATTCTAGCATGAATTGACAATAATTTTTCTCCCCCGCAGATGCCGGAGAGAGATTCTATCAACAATTGTTAATAGTAAAAATGGCAAGACCGACAAAAACTCTGTAAATCTCACAAATATGAAATATGCATCTGCACTGTAACAATTTCTACTGTCTTCATCAATAATGATATTCTCAAATCCTATGTGAAAAGTAGGTAATCAACCCAGATATTACTATAATGGTCAATTATGTTGACACACAAGACCGCTCTTATCATAGGCATCTTGGAAATTTTTACATAGTAAGAATGTGTTAATTCTTCGCATATGTCAAAGAGTGGTTGAAGAAAAATAAGGCAGAATCccatttttttcttcgcccAAGTTCCATTAATTCGACGCATCTCTAGAAAGATATCCAATGACATAGGCAACACCCAACTAGGTTTGTTCAACGAAGCATTATCTCGACCAGTGAGGCTCCTACACGATTTTACTGCATCCGTTTACCTGGTGGACCTCTTACTACGCATTCCCATCCGAGATTTTGCATATCTAAATTCAGGTTAAGGGAACATGACAAGAAATTTGTTCtgacataactatatatatCAGTAAATGGAAACAGTTTACTGCTGTAACTAGCTAAAAAGGATACTCTAGCCGCATCCCTTCGCCAGACGTTGAGGAATAGAGAGCTGTGCCCTGTAGATGGCTTAGAGCCTCGGTTGAAGAAGCAGTGTCCTGAGTATGCATAAGAGAATTGCTGAAGAAAAAATTAAGAGGAAAGGATACACAGATGAACCGTTGCTAGTAAACCCAACGATCATATGACTGCATGTAAAACACTGGAAATAATGCTAAATTCTGTGGAAATAAACGGAGTTGTAGGATTGTCAAAATAATGCCATACCTGAAAGTCAACAAATGCAACAGGTGCTCCATATGTACTTTGCATCTTCAGTTTTATAAATCCACGACATCTATGGAAAGCAGGCAGTAATGTCAAATATCAGAGCATTCGCTGTGGTTCCATTATAGAGTATGGGCATCCAAAATGCACTATATACCTAGAAAACAGTTGTGTCAGCTCTTCCTCAGTGCAATGTGGACCTAGATTAGCTACAAACAGCGTTGGACATGGGCTGCTGCTCTGAAAACGTTAGGAAATGCATTAGGCCACCTAATAAACTAAACTAGACTGTGGCTCCTtacaaaaaaacacaaaacgtaATGCACAGCCAACTTTCTTTTTCATAATAATTTCAAAGTAGCAAAGTTCACTCTAATGTCATTTAAGACTATTTAGTCGGTCTTTAATCTTAAGAAAAATAATGTAGACAAAGGCAACAACCAGCAacataaaaacataacaaaATTGAGAAAATGTAGAAGCGATCAGATGATGGAATAGCTATAGGTGTAAGAGAAGAGATCATTTCAAGAAAATGAATTCAGAAATACTTTAGTAGCAGACTTTACCGACTTCGAAGAAGCTCCACTCATGGACCCACCATCAACGTTACACAGACTGGATCAAGAAGAAGCATAGTTAATAATCATAAGCCAACTCAATTATGGCATGGTAAACTAAGTACTCTAACTCCAGGAAATGGGATAAGTTGCAAATGCTTCTACTTCGCCCCCAGTTATTAAGCTTGGAGCAGGTGTTAAATATAAAACAAGGCGCATACTTAAACAATCACTTCCAAGTAGTATAAATGTGCATAAGAAGTGCGCATATGACCTTTGTGTGGAAGAATAACCAATCGTGTTGTAAGCAGAATTACCCATTCCAGGTGTGTGAATGCTGCCAAGACCTGCTAGTGCCCAAGGGTGCAAACACGTGTAACATGAGCTTTAAGAATATTGTGCCCTCCATGTGACTAGTTTCAAATGGGATCATTTAAATTTTCACTCAAGCAGCAGAATATAGTAACATGGTAGACAGGATGAAAAATGGAAGCAATAACAGATCAAAAAGGACCTAGCGAATATATTTGGGGCTTGTTTATTCCTGAAGATTTATAGTTTGGTAGATTGATGGCTTAATGGATAGAATTATGAATAATTgaatatactaataaaattcATAAACACATCCTTTGTGCATTTTTAAAAGTATTAAGGAGACAAATGGATAGACCATACCCAACCTCTTTAGATGGGATACACATATCAGTCATTTGACTCAAAAGTCAAAACCAAAACAATCAGGGGTTCTTGTTATCCATCAATTTAAATCAAAGAAAGGTAAACATGGCACCTATTAGAAAATTTCTAGTAATCAATCCTTATCCACTCTCATCCACAAATGAGGCCTTTAGGGAAAGGAAGCTCCACAGGAAATGAAAGTGTATGATTTACATAATCAAACTAGAGGTCATATCTTACCAGGATCATCACCCCTTGAACTAGCCACCGCTCCTTTCAATCTCTTTTCTGATCCTTGGTTCTCATCATCTATTCATGAGATTAGTTAGTTCAAGAAACAAGCATATGGCAAACTATTAATTTAAGATATGATATACCTGCTCGTATGCGTTTTGACCGGGAATTAGATTTTGCTAGATCAATATACAGAGTAGAACCCTTTTCAAGGTCAAACACCATACCCTGAAAAGGCGATTTAAATGCAAAAGGaaataagagaataaattattttatggtCATCATTTAATCACTTAATGTTAATTAATAATGCAATTCCTCATCAACATGTAGAATGCACAAGAGCCAGACTTCAGACATCTCAGATAAGAGTTGTTTTACAACCTCATGAGCAATTATGTATCCTAACAAGATTCATAGCAATCATTACTTTCCCCTTCTCCTGGAAGCAAATCCAGTCCTTAGATGCTTGGATCCTTAATTCATTTGTGAATATCATTCATACATATTTCAACATAATGATCTTCTTGCCTCTCATGGAAGTTCGTCAGCAGCTCATAAATCAGGTTATGCTACTATGCATTGTTATGCATTCAACTACTAGTTTTAGACCAAATGACCTTCCTAATGAGGCATCCATTACAAGTTAGTATAAGTTATAACAAAGGTACTTTATTTGAGACCTTTAGTGAAGTTTAAGTTTGGGTAGGCTAATATAATCTAGCAGAGTTAAGTCGGCTTActaagtatgataaaaaaaaacattcatGTGCAGCAAGTAGCAGCAGCTAATCCCTATTTGAGGGCTTTAAGCCAATTACGGAAATTCCTCAACCAAACAAACTAGCAAGTAGCAGCAGCTAATCCCTAGGATGGACAACAGGAAACAAACTGTTTCACTACCCTAATTCCTCAACCAAACAATATATGGTCATTTTAAGTAATCTGAAAACATACATATCCCTTTGGGTGTCTCTATAATCATATATTCAATTTTCAATAATAAGTAGTAACCATCTCAAAAGTTCCAAGCTTTGAATGACAGAACAATATTTGAAGTTCATTTAATCATACACTCTCGATACAGTTACTTCAGATGTCAGATTGCTAGCTAATGTGGTTCCATAGATTCCAATTCCGAAATATCATAGAGCTTATTTGATGCTGGATGAAGTCAATAGATTCATGTTACTGTGGCATTAATAACAGTCTAAGAGACAACCCATTACAACCTCATAAGGCATGTATGCATTTATCTATTTCATCTAACATAGAATTAAAACCTATACAGACACATCAATCATATATACCATTATCTGTACAAATACATAGGCAAAACATGATTCaagaaaaaaataggaaaattactCAAGAAAATAGACATGATATTGAAAAAACTTCACAGTTAGAATTGGATGAACATGCTAGAATGTCTTACATTAAATGCATGCAAAGCCATTACTGCTGTTTGTTGATCCACAAATGTTGCAAAAGCAAAAGGCTGGAAAACAAGAAATAAGTGTTAATATCAGGTTCAAAAGAAACAAGTATACTAACCCTAAAATCTGAAATCATAAAGTTCGATTTACAGAATCAGACAATGTTACATCTTACACTTACTTTCTTCTGATACGCTTATTATAGTGACCAAGTAATCATTCTGTATTTCTGCGTAAGGTAAAACTATCCAAAATTGATGTACAAATTGCACAAATAATGCTAGCAGAAACAGGTATCGAGCATTGTTCAAAGTCCTTCTATTCTTAACCAAACAACATACGAATCAGACCAGAAGATCAAAAGATAAAATTTCTATCACAAGTACGCATATGCCGATTCACCATTTCAGCTCTTCCATACATTTCCTGATTCATTTCCTCTCCATCACCAAAAATCGGATAGCAAAAAACCTAAATCCCGATATTCATTTGCACTAATCGAACTCGAGAAATTCAATTCATGAAAAAAAGGAATTTCAATTTGTCGCGATTCCCTTTCTTCGAACTATAACCTAAAACGAAGCTGCCTATTGAAGCTACGAGCTCATGATAAATGCACAAATCTCGATCGTGAGCGCGACGTACCTGATTATTGGATGAGGTGGGGGGTCTGAGATTAGAGGACTGGTATCCGGGGCATTCACGGAAGAGATTGTAGAGTTCTCGCGGCTTGACGTCATCGGGGAGGCCGGCGACGAAGAGCGTGCGGACCTGGTCGTGCGACGAGTGTGGGTAAATTGGGGGAGCGTAGGCGACGATTTGGGGCTGGACGGCAGGGGAAGTTCccggaggtggaggtggaggcggaggGGGCTGGTAGTAAGGGTGGTGGATTGGCGGAGCGTAATAAGCACTGAAATCGTCCATTGAAGCTATGCAACGCCCAAACAAAAAGGCACCTTTTTGCTCTTGTGATTATACAACCCAGCTAGAGACTAGAGTTAGTCcacaacacacaaaacaaaaccacTGCTATCGACTATTACACTAGCTTTTTCTCTAATAAAATacagactaaagtcccaaaatggtccttaacatataatgttttttttaatccaaaacattatcttttgaattattcgatccctcacatttgaaatcggaccacatttggtccatttgaAAAATGAAGCTGGGACAATTTCATAAGAGCATTAAGCCCTTACGATCGGCCACCACATGGGCTCTCAAAGGTCACCATTGTGGAGAGGAGCCTATATCCATGCCCCATCGCCTCCGCCTTAGAGCTGATGCTCATATCGACGCTCATCGGCCCTACGATGGGCCCCCATTGCAGGGGCTCGGGCCGATCGAGGAGCCGATATCCCCcccctttttttaaaatttaattcattttttaatccACTAAATATACTTCATTCCTCATCAATTCACATTCATCACGTTCCAATCTCAATTTCAACTTTTGCTTCTCTCCACGGTGATATAAACTTCAGCAACGAGGTGTCCGACatgaaggggaagaagaaggagacaGTCGAGGTGGCACCTGAGGCTGGGCGGACGATGAGTACCTACTCCATAAAGGAGTCGATTGCTCTTGCTCATTGTTAGAGAGAGATATCTGAGGACCTGATTGTAACCAACAATCCCAAGGGCGGTTCTGGGGGCGTATCACGAAAAGATACGAACAAGTAAAGCCCGCAGGGCCCCGACACACCAGCCTGACGATCTACGCAAGCATTGGAAACGTCTGGTGTATGAGTGTGCTATATTTCACGATTTCTACGATGGCAATGCGAGAGGGTTCAAGTACTGGGAAATATATCAGCAACTTAAGGATTGCCCCAAATGCATAGGGTTAATGGGTCGTGTCGGGGAGGACGAGCCGGAACCCGAGTGCGTCTGAGACTGTGCTTCcgttgttttttatgttttatctatctttatctttattttgtgttttgtttttttaacgtaggatgttttattttatttttaattgaaatttatttttttgtcgtATATTACGTTTTCTTTAAGTTACTTCaacaattaaaagtgaaatatataaaaatagtaatgatgtggaaatgagatgGATTCTATGAGATAGGCTATAGGATGGGCTCTCATTGCAAAGAGATAGGCTCTGAGATGGGTCTGCTAACGTGGCAGGAAGAAATGAAGATAGGCCTTGAGATGGGCTCCGGAGATAGGAcaccattgctaatgccctaaacAAAAGACAGAACAATGAAAttgattataaatataatagaaCCCATTTTTAAATCAGAAGTACATTCCATTAGATCTCCAACCCACTAAGGTATAATCTAATTAAGTTTAGAAGGAACCTCAAGTCCTTAACAGACCAGGGCTAGAAGAAATGTGGTTGATAAATGAAGAGGAGCTTTGTGGCAACTAATCGTAAACTTACCCCAAGTAACCAAGTTCTGGACAAGTCTACAGCTACAGTCACAACTCATAAGTGGTGATTTGCATTTTGCAAACAGAGTAAAACaggaaaatataattaaaaagtgCAGATAGAGAAATTGAAAAGTGGGTAAGCAGCTTTCCCTTTATTTTGTCTCTAATTTATGACCACCATGCCTACACTTATTTGTTTAGGAGCATACCTTGGGGTGTTAGAAATTGGTGGCTAGGCTTGGGGTGGAGCTTTGTCGATTCCACCAACTTCTTGTTGAGGAGAAGCTAGGATACTACTCCCTCAGTCTGCGAATAGAAGTGTCATTTATTTccagcatgagttttaagaaatattaaaaaaagtgggtagaagaaagttagtggaacatgagtcacacttgtatatattagttttaaatgatacgtgagtggaatgagttagtggattgtggggcctttttaccatttatagtaattatgaactgggactcctattcgcggacagaccaaaatgagaaaacgggactcctattcgcggacggagagagtatgtgTTAAGGTTTTGCTATTGTATGCTAAGTGGAATGAGTTATAGATTCTTTTATgttttgataaataaataaggtGAATTTTCAATTAGTGGAAATCGTCATTGGATGTATAGACGTTTCTGTCTTTATGGTGAATTCAATCTACAATTTTTGGAAGAACTTGATAGTTTCATTATATTCAAAGTAGTAAACCTTCATATATGGACAGAAATAAAATCAGATGTACACAAGTAAAAAATGTGATAACAAATGCTTTAGAGACATAGACGAAGTTGAGTATCATATTTCTAGGTTTGGTTTCGGAAAGAATTACCACAAATGGAGGTTTCACGGGAAAGATCGGTTGAATCAGCTAGAAACACCGTTATGACTTTTGAAATGGGAGCACCTAGTACAATCACATAATAGTATTAGACATTAGTGATCCTCAATTTAACAATGAGGAGACAGAAGAGCCAGCAAATCCTAATGCCCAACAACTCTATGATATGTTGAACGCTGCTGATAATGAATTGTGGCCAAGTTGTAAGAGTTATTTGCAAATGTCATTTGTTGTTCAACTAATGAGTCTTAAGTTAAAATATCATTGGCCAAAGAGATGTTATGATCAACTAATGAGTTGATAAAAGAGGTGTTGCCCGATGGAGACTTATTACTAAATAACTATTATAGCACCAAAAAACTATTGCTTGGCATGGGATTACTTGTTGAAAAGTTTGATTGTTGTCCAAATAATTGTATGATTTTTTGGCGGGATGATAGTGAATTACATGCATGTAGATATTGTGAGACTTCACGCTTTAAGGAACAACATGTACAATCTGAAACCCACAAGAACATACAAGTGACAATGATCAAAGATGTATTACTTTCCTCTAACCCCTCGAAGACTATATGCATATAAAGCCACATAAGAAGATATGTGTTGGCATACTTCATCAATAGATGACGGACTGATGCGACATTCTGCAGACTCTTTAGCATGGAAGCACATATACAATATTTTTCCGGATTTTACATCAGAAAGACGTGCGACTTGGTCTTTCAATGGATGGTTTTCACTCATTTGGACAGTCAGGACGACAATACTCCTCGTGGCCGGTTATTTTAACGACCTAAAAATTTCCTCCTTGGTTGTGTATGAAGGAACAATTCATGTTCCTCACAGTGTTAATTTCTGGTCCAAGCAATCCCAAAGAGAAGTTGGATGTCTTTCTTCAACCATTGGcagaaaaattgaataaattgtGGAAAGTGGGTGTGTCTACCTATGACATTTCATTGAAGAATAATTTTCAAATACAAGCAATGTTGATGTGGACAATAAGTGATTTTCCAGCATATTCTATGTTGTCTAGATGAAATACGGCTGGAAAATTGGCTTGTCCTCACTCTATGGAAAACACTGCATTGAAAAGAATGTGTTTGATAACATATTCAACACAATGCTTAATATCCTAGGGAAAACTAAAGATACGACTAAGTTGAGAGAAGAATTGAATCAATATTGTTCTAGACATGCACTAAAGCGCAATGAGAAAACAAGAAAGATTCAAAAAGCTTCATACACCTTTGACAATCGTGAAAAGAAGGTTTTATGTGAATGGGTGAAATGTGCCTAATTTGGGTAGATGTATGGACTCGACTAAACTAAAGATGTTTGGAATGAAAAGTCATGATTGTCAGATATTCATGCAACGCTGGAAAGAGGGGGAGAAGAGACCGAGAtcgatcaagttatatggaaagataaccaatcgggtggatcagtttgcaatagggctggcaatttttgacacgacacgataacacgacacgaaccggcacgaaaataatgggtttgggtcagagcttattgggttcgtgtccttatcgggtcgacccgttaaggacacgaaaatttcgtgtcgtgttcgtgtcgtgttcgtatcgggttcgtgttatccgttaacaatacgtgttcgtgtcgtgttcgtgtcgtgttcgtgttatccgttaacaaataatattttaatattattaattcttattattttcatttttaataggtttaactgTTATCAGgccgtgttgttatcgagtcgttatcgtgtcatctcgtgtacgtgttgttatcgtgtcgtgttgacccgaattggttcgtgtcgttaatgagttcgtgtcgtgttcgtgtctgagggtttcgtgtcgtgttcgtgttcgtgtttgaggttttcttaacgggtcgtgttcgtgtttgttgttatcgtgttcgtgtcgttatcgtgtcgacacgataatgacccgacacgcacgatttgccacccctagttTGCAATTGTcgttgcgacttgatcaagacgcttctctctctttcaaaaactatttataactccctaacATGCATTCTACTTTAAACAGTaagcggcaagtacggggtcgatcccacagagaagctggtgcgttgagtgtgtaTTTAGTGAACAGGGTTTTGGCTCcggccacgctttaagttgggagttttaatctactggattaaactaggcagaatgtaaactatctacttgatcaagggaCATATCATGCTGGAAAAAGTAAACTGATCAGGTAAGTGACAAACTGAAATAAATGACTTAACTACCTAAGCATGTTACGATTCTACGAGATACTTTACCATTCAACATTATGCAAGATCAAACTTATGGATCTGGGAATTTAAGACCAAAACTAAGCTATAACAGTCAACAAGATTTACGAAAACAAATAACTTTGATTTAAAAAACAGAATTCTGAACAGATCTTGGAAAATGCAGAATACAAAACAAGAACGATTGCTTTCAACTACTTAACAACACGAAATTTAACTAAGTAACTAGAACTGAAATGAAAGAAAGTGATAGATCCGAGAGATCCTCGGTCGGAAACTGAAACGGCGGCGAACGGATCTGGATTTTTCTGTCGCGCTCCTTCTCACTCTCTAGCTAACCATTCTAACTCTCTAATGGAAACGAAACTAAAACTACTGATCaagaaaggaaaaagatagATCCTAAAAGATCCCCCCCAGCTATGGCGATGCGTcgtctatttataggctcttcATAACAACCTTCAGCTGtgataacaactttggcagcGAATCTTCGTCCTTGCTGGAATTGCGCGTCTTATCCGTCGATACGTGTCCCCTTTTCTGTTTCGCCATGGTCCTTGGATAACTGATTGAGGATCGCTTTCCAGCGCATCGGCTATAGTGCCCTCTTTCTGTTTTGCAGTGGTCC comes from the Salvia splendens isolate huo1 unplaced genomic scaffold, SspV2 ctg746, whole genome shotgun sequence genome and includes:
- the LOC121791187 gene encoding uncharacterized protein LOC121791187 isoform X1; this encodes MDDFSAYYAPPIHHPYYQPPPPPPPPPGTSPAVQPQIVAYAPPIYPHSSHDQVRTLFVAGLPDDVKPRELYNLFRECPGYQSSNLRPPTSSNNQPFAFATFVDQQTAVMALHAFNGMVFDLEKGSTLYIDLAKSNSRSKRIRADDENQGSEKRLKGAVASSRGDDPAGLGSIHTPGMGNSAYNTIGYSSTQSLCNVDGGSMSGASSKSSSSPCPTLFVANLGPHCTEEELTQLFSRCRGFIKLKMQSTYGAPVAFVDFQDTASSTEALSHLQGTALYSSTSGEGMRLEYAKSRMGMRSKRSTR
- the LOC121791187 gene encoding uncharacterized protein LOC121791187 isoform X2, whose amino-acid sequence is MDDFSAYYAPPIHHPYYQPPPPPPPPPGTSPAVQPQIVAYAPPIYPHSSHDQVRTLFVAGLPDDVKPRELYNLFRECPGYQSSNLRPPTSSNNQPFAFATFVDQQTAVMALHAFNGMVFDLEKGSTLYIDLAKSNSRSKRIRADDENQGSEKRLKGAVASSRGDDPGLGSIHTPGMGNSAYNTIGYSSTQSLCNVDGGSMSGASSKSSSSPCPTLFVANLGPHCTEEELTQLFSRCRGFIKLKMQSTYGAPVAFVDFQDTASSTEALSHLQGTALYSSTSGEGMRLEYAKSRMGMRSKRSTR